The proteins below come from a single Spiroplasma endosymbiont of Atherix ibis genomic window:
- a CDS encoding DEAD/DEAH box helicase — MEECFKNTIQYELNNFIYKNLNFNPKDFINIYFLIKEVVAEIYYKNEIFIEIRNAKNNVNKFKRNADFDLANKEESKILGFQQIINSDKKIIELENMFLTFISSLKNLKIEIELNLQDNTNINLFEIDLNQLEVKKNELIISRNNLIENSGANTKDLRDLIKTINYKFNINLGLEDIELETQVKKELKKLEIKLQNSRERKENFFQIYTKIIKYLKDNYKIVNNFKEEIASSDFTNQMFKDSQKYIKSVLDNLINVYSMTLTSTNLFKFNKDNFANKLGLEELSLKNMNVDVVIIDEASKATLLEILMPLIYGKSLILVGDYRQLPPILKLQQSDVEEVNKFFNKDYSYSLMYELLDESAFKKLISAGNKTITTFLKTQYRSHEQIMDVVNKFYEGSLRVDYQVSNQKKHDLKITNNLGKDIIDSRSSVYWVDSTRNLQNEISFEQGEEYSTSLFNEFELHITKKLLSKLDTAVGEKNSKIKPLVAIISFYGLHIEKLKREINVNKFKNINIIINTVDDFQGKEADYVLVNMVRNPEKLSNKLEREFLKKYERINVAFSRARELLIIIGAQRAVSDITVKIPTIENPNVSNSYEVYADIIAKLDFEGFLLKPSEILEE; from the coding sequence ATGGAAGAGTGTTTTAAAAACACAATTCAATATGAACTTAATAATTTCATTTATAAAAATCTAAATTTTAATCCTAAAGACTTTATAAATATTTACTTTTTAATAAAAGAAGTTGTAGCTGAAATCTATTATAAAAATGAAATATTTATAGAAATTAGAAATGCTAAAAATAATGTAAATAAATTTAAAAGAAATGCAGATTTTGATTTAGCAAATAAAGAAGAAAGTAAAATTTTGGGATTTCAACAAATTATAAATTCAGATAAAAAAATTATAGAGTTAGAAAATATGTTTTTGACATTCATTTCATCTTTAAAAAATCTAAAAATTGAAATAGAATTGAATTTACAAGATAATACAAATATAAATTTATTTGAAATTGATTTAAATCAACTTGAAGTTAAAAAAAATGAGTTAATTATTTCAAGAAATAATTTAATTGAAAATTCAGGAGCAAATACAAAAGATTTAAGAGATTTAATTAAAACAATTAATTATAAGTTCAATATAAATTTGGGTTTAGAAGATATTGAATTAGAAACACAAGTTAAAAAGGAATTAAAAAAACTTGAAATTAAATTACAAAATAGTAGAGAAAGAAAAGAAAATTTTTTTCAAATTTATACAAAAATAATTAAATATTTAAAAGATAATTATAAAATTGTAAATAATTTTAAAGAAGAGATTGCTTCATCAGATTTTACAAATCAAATGTTTAAAGATAGTCAAAAATATATAAAATCAGTTTTAGATAATTTAATTAATGTTTATTCAATGACTTTAACTTCAACAAATTTATTTAAATTTAATAAAGACAATTTTGCTAATAAACTTGGATTAGAAGAGTTAAGTTTAAAAAATATGAATGTTGATGTTGTTATTATTGATGAAGCTTCAAAAGCAACATTGTTAGAAATTTTAATGCCTTTAATTTATGGTAAGTCCTTAATTTTAGTTGGAGATTATAGACAACTTCCTCCAATTCTTAAGTTACAACAAAGTGATGTTGAAGAGGTAAATAAATTTTTTAATAAAGATTATAGCTATAGTTTAATGTATGAGTTACTTGATGAATCGGCTTTTAAAAAACTAATTAGTGCGGGTAATAAAACAATAACTACTTTTTTAAAAACTCAATATAGAAGTCATGAACAAATTATGGATGTAGTTAATAAATTTTATGAGGGAAGTTTGAGAGTAGATTATCAGGTTAGTAATCAAAAAAAACATGATTTAAAAATTACTAACAATTTAGGAAAAGACATTATTGATTCACGTAGTTCTGTTTATTGAGTTGATTCAACTAGAAACTTACAAAATGAAATAAGTTTTGAACAGGGAGAAGAATATTCAACAAGTTTATTTAATGAATTTGAATTACATATAACTAAAAAACTTTTAAGCAAATTAGATACTGCTGTTGGTGAAAAAAATTCAAAAATAAAACCATTAGTTGCCATAATTAGTTTTTATGGTTTACATATTGAAAAATTAAAAAGAGAGATAAATGTAAATAAATTTAAAAATATTAATATTATTATTAATACAGTTGATGATTTTCAAGGTAAAGAAGCTGATTACGTTTTGGTTAATATGGTAAGAAATCCAGAAAAATTATCAAATAAATTAGAAAGAGAGTTTTTAAAAAAATATGAAAGAATAAACGTAGCTTTTTCAAGAGCAAGAGAATTATTAATAATTATTGGTGCTCAAAGAGCTGTTAGTGACATTACTGTTAAAATTCCTACTATAGAGAATCCTAATGTCTCAAATAGTTATGAGGTTTATGCAGATATAATTGCAAAACTAGATTTTGAGGGTTTTTTATTAAAACCTAGTGAAATTTTGGAGGAATAA